TGGAAATCCGCTGGGCCACAACGACGACGGTGGCATCCGGCGCCACCTCCTGCAGGTTGGCGCGCACCCGGGCGTCGGTGTGCACATCGAGGGCGGAGAACGCGTCGTCGAACAGGTACACCGCGGGCCGACGGATGACGGCGCGGGCGATCGCCAAGCGTTGCCGTTGGCCACCGGAGAAGTTGATGCCGCCCTGGGCCACCCGCATCTCGAGGCCGTCGGGATGCGCGGCGATGAATCCGTCGGCGCAGGCCACCCGCAGCGCCTCCCACATGTCGGCCTCGGTGGCATCCGCGCGGCCATAACGCAGGTTGGCAGCCACCGTCCCGGAGAACAGGTATCCGCGCTGCGGCACCACCCCGAACGCCGACCACAACCGCTCGGTCCGGTAGTCGCGGACGTCGACCCCGTCGAGCAACACCGCGCCCGAGCTGACGTCGTACATCCGGCACAGCAACGCGATCAGCGTCGACTTGCCGGATCCGGTGCTGCCGACGATGGCGGTGGTGGTCCCCGGCCGCGCGGTGAACGAAACATCGTGCAGGACGGGTTGTTCGGCGCCGGGATACCGGAACGAGACGCGGTCGGCGGACAGCGTCGGGACGCGGGAGCCGACGGGTTCGACCGGGTCCGCGGGATCGGCGACGGCCGGGGTGGTGGCCAGTACCTCGCCGATGCGTTCGGCGCACACCGAGGCCCGCGGCAGGACCGCGAGGAAGATCGTGGCCATCAGCACGGCCATCAGAATCTGCATGAAGTAGGACAGGAACGCGATCAACGCGCCCACCTGCATCTGGCCGCCGTCGATGCGCAGCCCACCGAACCAGATCACCGCGACGCTGGAGATGTTGATGGTCAGCGTGGTCACCGGCAGCATCAGCGCCTGCCAGCGGCCGGCCTCCAGCGCGGTGTCCGACAGGGTCTGGTTGGCGACGGCGAACCGGTTGTGCTCGAAGGGCTCCCGGGCGAAGGCGCGGATCACCCGGATGCCGGCCAGTTGCTCGCGCATCACCCGGTTGATGCCGTCGATCAGCTCCTGCATCCGGCGGTAGATCGGCAGCAGGTGGCTGATGATCCAGTAGTTCGCCAGGCCCAGCACCGGGATGCTGACGATCAGCAGCCACGCCAGCCCGGGGTCCAGATGGATCGCCATGAACACCCCGCCGACGCACATGATCGGCGCGGTCACCAGCACCGTGAACGTCATCTGCACCAGCATCTGGATCTGCTGGACGTCGTTGGTGGTGCGGGTGATCAGCGACGGCGCCCCGAAGCGCCCGGTCTCGTGTTCGGAGAACGTCGTGACGTGGTGGAACATCGCGGCGCGCAGGTCGCGGCCGAAGCTCATGCCGGTGCGGGACCCGAAGTAGACCGCGCCGACCGCGCACAGCACCTGCAGTGCGGTGACGGCCAGCATCACCCCGCCGAGGCGCACGATGGTGTCGGTGTCGCCGACGGCCACGCCGTCGTCGATGATGGCGGCGTTGACCGTCGGCAGGTACAGCGACGCCATCGTGCTGATCAGCTGCAGCGTCATCACGGCGGCCACCAGCGGCCGGTACGGCCGGACATACTGTCGCAGCAGCGCCCGGAGCATCCCGTAACTGTTGCACACCGGCCCCGCTCGGGTCCCGCACGCTGCGGTCGGCTCGAATTCCACGACAAAAGACCAGGTCAATGGGCGTGTCGATGGTTCGTCGGCGGCGCTGCCGCTACAGTGCATGGGGTGACCGGGAGAACGTGGGCGGCGGCTGCCCTGGCAGCGGGTATGGCACTGCTGGCCGGATGCTCGAGCGACGACACCAGCGATCCGCAGGCCGGGGGTGACGTGCCGGCCAGCGCCGAGGCGCAGCACGGACCGGTGTTTCCCCAGTGCGGCGGCATCAG
This DNA window, taken from Mycolicibacterium sp. MU0050, encodes the following:
- a CDS encoding ABC transporter ATP-binding protein; amino-acid sequence: MLRALLRQYVRPYRPLVAAVMTLQLISTMASLYLPTVNAAIIDDGVAVGDTDTIVRLGGVMLAVTALQVLCAVGAVYFGSRTGMSFGRDLRAAMFHHVTTFSEHETGRFGAPSLITRTTNDVQQIQMLVQMTFTVLVTAPIMCVGGVFMAIHLDPGLAWLLIVSIPVLGLANYWIISHLLPIYRRMQELIDGINRVMREQLAGIRVIRAFAREPFEHNRFAVANQTLSDTALEAGRWQALMLPVTTLTINISSVAVIWFGGLRIDGGQMQVGALIAFLSYFMQILMAVLMATIFLAVLPRASVCAERIGEVLATTPAVADPADPVEPVGSRVPTLSADRVSFRYPGAEQPVLHDVSFTARPGTTTAIVGSTGSGKSTLIALLCRMYDVSSGAVLLDGVDVRDYRTERLWSAFGVVPQRGYLFSGTVAANLRYGRADATEADMWEALRVACADGFIAAHPDGLEMRVAQGGINFSGGQRQRLAIARAVIRRPAVYLFDDAFSALDVHTDARVRANLQEVAPDATVVVVAQRISTITSADQVIVLDDGRVVGTGTHAHLLDECPTYAEIADSQAVHAGSGEQP